In the genome of uncultured Celeribacter sp., the window CTTGCGCGACAAGCTTGGGAAAGACGACGAATAAGCCCCTGAGAGGCCACGAAATGAACCGAAACAGAGGGAAAACAGGCGTTAACCCTCTGAAAACACAGGCGCGAACAAAAGACTTGCAAGATAGCGGAATCCGAGTATGTTCCCGGCCTCGCTTCCATGCATGTTTTCGCGCCTGATGCAGACAGGATCCGCAGTTTCGAGACCTTGGCACAAACCATGGTTTACACGCTGCTCACGAAGGCCTATGAAGCGCCAAAGTTTTGCCGGGCAAGAGGTCCGGAGATGAATGGGGGCACCTGCCCCGCCCACCTGTGGCAAAAGTCCGACCCGGTCTTATGCCCTACAAACACCGAGGTTGAGACATGGCTGTCCCTCAGAATAAAGTCACCCGCTCCAAGCGGAACATGCGCCGCGCTCACGACTCCCTGGTCGCTGGCAACCCGGCAGAATGCCCGAACTGTGGCGAGCTGAAACGCCCCCACCACGTCTGCGGCGCTTGCGGCCATTACGACGACCGTGAAGTCGTTGCTCAGGCCGACGAGATTGATCTCGACGAAGACGCAGCATAAGCGCAACTTTGTTTGACGTCTGACGCATGACCTCTTCTCAGCCTTCCGTTGATCCGATGTCAGCCGCTTCCGCGGAGACCGAGGCCCAACGCAAAGGCCGACTTGGGGCACGCGCGGG includes:
- the rpmF gene encoding 50S ribosomal protein L32, which encodes MAVPQNKVTRSKRNMRRAHDSLVAGNPAECPNCGELKRPHHVCGACGHYDDREVVAQADEIDLDEDAA